The following coding sequences lie in one Populus trichocarpa isolate Nisqually-1 chromosome 14, P.trichocarpa_v4.1, whole genome shotgun sequence genomic window:
- the LOC7466313 gene encoding chalcone synthase, with the protein MAPSIEEIRKAQRASGPATILAIGKATPANCVSQADYPDYYFRITNSEHMTELKEKFKRMCDKSMIKKRYMHLTEEILKENSSMCEYMAPSLDARQDMVVVEVPKLGKEAAAKAIKEWGQPKSKITHLVFCTTSGVDMPGADYQLTKLLGLRSSVKRFMMYQQGCFAGGTVLRLAKDLAENNKGSRVLVVCSEITAVTFRGPSDTHLDSMVGQALFGDGAAAVIVGADPDTSIERPLFQIVSAAQTILPDSDGAIDGHLREVGLTFHLLKDVPGLISKNIEKSLVEAFAPIGINDWNSIFWIAHPGGPAILDQVEIKLDLKEEKLRATRNVLSDYGNMSSACVLFILDEMRNKSLEEGKSTTGEGLEWGVLFGFGPGLTVETVVLHSVPVEQTIYS; encoded by the exons ATGGCACCGTCGATTGAGGAGATCAGAAAGGCCCAGCGAGCCAGTGGTCCAGCCACCATCCTGGCCATTGGCAAGGCCACCCCGGCCAACTGTGTCTCCCAGGCTGACTATCCTGACTACTACTTCCGGATCACCAACAGTGAACACATGACTGAGTTGAAGGAGAAATTCAAACGCATGT GTGACAAATCTATGATCAAGAAACGGTACATGCACCTAACGGAGGAGATACTGAAAGAGAACTCTAGCATGTGTGAATACATGGCTCCGTCTCTTGATGCACGCCAAGACATGGTGGTTGTGGAGGTGCCAAAGCTAGGAAAAGAAGCAGCAGCTAAGGCTATAAAAGAGTGGGGTCAGCCAAAATCCAAGATCACCCACCTTGTATTCTGTACAACCTCAGGTGTAGACATGCCAGGTGCTGACTACCAGCTCACCAAGCTCCTCGGCCTGCGTTCCTCCGTAAAGAGATTCATGATGTATCAGCAGGGCTGCTTCGCCGGCGGGACCGTCCTTCGCTTAGCTAAGGACTTGGCTGAGAACAACAAGGGCTCACGCGTTCTTGTTGTCTGCTCTGAGATCACTGCTGTCACTTTTCGTGGACCATCTGATACTCACTTGGATTCAATGGTAGGTCAAGCGCTTTTTGGCGATGGTGCTGCAGCAGTTATTGTAGGTGCTGATCCTGACACTTCCATTGAGCGTCCATTATTCCAGATTGTTTCAGCTGCACAAACCATCCTTCCTGACTCTGATGGGGCCATCGATGGACACTTACGTGAGGTTGGTTTAACCTTTCACCTGCTAAAGGATGTTCCTGGGCTAATCTCAAAGAACATAGAGAAAAGCCTGGTTGAAGCATTCGCTCCAATTGGTATTAACGATTGGAACTCCATATTTTGGATTGCACACCCTGGTGGCCCCGCGATTCTTGACCAGGTTGAGATTAAGCTAGATCTAAAGGAAGAGAAACTGAGAGCTACAAGAAACGTCCTGAGTGATTATGGCAACATGTCAAGTGCTTGTGTTTTGTTTATCTTGGACGAGATGAGAAACAAGTCTCTCGAGGAAGGGAAAAGCACCACCGGTGAAGGGCTTGAGTGGGGTGTTTTGTTTGGATTCGGACCAGGACTCACCGTTGAGACAGTGGTGTTACACAGCGTTCCAGTAGAACAAACAATTTACTCATGA